Proteins encoded together in one Coffea arabica cultivar ET-39 chromosome 2c, Coffea Arabica ET-39 HiFi, whole genome shotgun sequence window:
- the LOC113725854 gene encoding NDR1/HIN1-like protein 26, which produces MSSSYPLPTHANPSPQNQPVKRHHSARYYAHRVRESLATRVSKLVCSIFLFFLFLIGVITFILWLSLRPHRPRFHIHEFSIPAIAQGNGFENAQIDFNVTARNPNRAIGIFYDAMHISVTYDDQGIGATSLLYPFYQGPKNTTVLAGSLSGATLTVTNQRWQQFLADRSQGRVIFKLDVTSTIRFKISSWDSKHHTLHANCPVGVGPDGTILPEYKDKRCPVYFS; this is translated from the coding sequence atGAGCTCCTCGTACCCATTACCAACTCATGCTAACCCTAGTCCGCAAAACCAGCCGGTCAAGCGGCACCACTCTGCCCGTTACTACGCCCATAGGGTGCGAGAAAGCTTAGCAACGAGGGTTTCCAAGCTCGTCTGCTccattttcttgttctttcttttcttgattggCGTGATCACATTCATCTTGTGGTTAAGTTTACGCCCGCACAGGCCAAGATTTCACATCCATGAATTTTCAATTCCAGCTATTGCCCAAGGAAACGGGTTTGAAAATGCCCAGATAGATTTCAACGTCACTGCCCGTAATCCAAACCGGGCGATTGGGATCTTCTACGATGCAATGCACATTTCAGTAACTTACGATGATCAAGGCATTGGGGCTACTTCTTTGTTGTATCCATTTTACCAAGGGCCCAAAAATACCACAGTTCTTGCTGGTAGCTTGAGTGGTGCTACATTAACCGTCACCAATCAAAGATGGCAGCAATTTTTAGCTGATCGATCACAAGGAAGGGTAATTTTCAAGCTTGATGTAACCTCGACCATTAGATTCAAAATTTCTTCGTGGGATAGTAAGCATCATACCCTGCATGCTAATTGTCCGGTTGGAGTTGGCCCTGATGGCACCATCTTGCCTGAGTACAAAGATAAAAGATGTCCTGTTTATTTCAGCTGA
- the LOC113725857 gene encoding protein NDR1-like, translated as MVEVTSFKLWISQIIILLGLLAFVMWLSIRPKSPDYTITKFSVENGNIEYALEIENPNKDSDTYFDDCILTFYNNQDSIASTTIPRFSQDKGETTPKIGVVYVDAKVWEALHDQISNRKAQLQAALASKIRYRTWGIKSRRYGVHLKAQLPIGSDGKIPSKTKMHNGWKKWRIRFT; from the coding sequence ATGGTGGAAGTCACGAGCTTCAAACTCTGGATTTCCCAAATCATTATCCTTCTGGGATTGCTAGCCTTCGTCATGTGGCTAAGCATCCGCCCGAAAAGCCCCGACTACACCATTACTAAGTTCTCAGTTGAGAACGGCAACATAGAGTATGCCTTAGAGATTGAAAATCCCAACAAGGATTCAGACACCTACTTTGACGACTGCATCTTGACTTTTTACAACAATCAGGACTCCATAGCTTCCACAACCATACCGCGTTTCTCCCAAGATAAAGGGGAAACAACACCAAAAATAGGAGTTGTCTATGTGGATGCAAAGGTGTGGGAAGCATTGCACGACCAAATATCAAATCGAAAAGCTCAATTGCAGGCTGCTTTAGCTTCCAAGATTCGATATCGAACCTGGGGAATTAAGAGCAGGCGTTACGGAGTGCACCTGAAAGCCCAGTTACCGATTGGATCAGACGGCAAGATTCCAAGCAAGACCAAGATGCATAATGGCTGGAAGAAATGGAGAATCAGATTCACGTGA